AAATCAATATCCTTCCTTCCTATAAGTTCGGAAAATATACTTTTGGCAGCAAATCCCAATTCCTCCTGATCGCTCACCTGCACATCCCCTATGGCGGCAATATTGAATTCGAGAGGGATATTCTTCCTCTTTCTTAATGGTATATCAAACACCAAAGTATCGGGAATAGTATGATTAGGATTGAGGTAATATGCATTTGCATTTCCTATTTTCTTTTGCTTTGCCCATACATATTCAGATGGAGTGATAGAAAAAATGGATTGACCAATCTTAGCTTCAAAGCTATATGCTCCGGTTTTATCGGTGCTTATCACATCAATACCATTTGATACTCGTATTTTCGAAAGCCTTTTCTCTCCTTTATCCAAAAGGCCATTGTTATTTTTGTCTTCAAAAGCATGTCCTTCAATCCAGACTTTCTTAGCTACTGCTACTTGGGCTGTGACCTTTATTACAAAAAGTAATCCCAAGATCCAGATAATGCTTATTTTTTTAATCATATTGTTCATTGCTGATAGATGAGTCACGGTCAGATAATTTTATACATCCGACCGTGACCTGAACGATGTTATAATCCGGGAATATCGTATTTGAAAAGGGCAGCTTTGCTGTTTATCACTGTGATCAAATAAGGTATTCCTTGATTACTTATCTGCATCACAAATTTATTTCCATTTTCTGGTGAAACCTGCACTGCAGTATTCCAGTTTCCTGTAGCTTCATTGTAGGTGCAGACCTTTATTCCATTGATTGCGTCTCCGTATGCCAAGAAAATTCGACCGTCGGGGTGTATGCGGATCGCCACATTGTCGCGGTTTGCGGAGCTACTGGTCGTTTGGCTGATACCGTCGCCCAACTGTTTCCAACTGCTACCATTCCAGTGCATAACAAATGTTTTATAAGCCGGTGAATTGGACTGGTAAACCATATAAATTTGACCGTCTTCTTTTACGTCAAGATCAATACTGATACCTCCTGAATTTGACTCTGCAGGTCCGACAATAACATTCCCGACCAAATTCCATGCACCATTTTCTAATCGATATACAGAAGGTTTACGGCTTGCTGTACCGCTTGTTAAATCCATAACGACATAATACAATTTATCATCCCGTCCTCTAAACATTTTTGAAAACCATCCTGTAGTTGACTGTGCAAAGGACTGCCCCGTCCACTTCCCATTACGTAACGATTCAGCATATGTACCACGGCTAGGGTAAGGAGAAGACGCACGTGAGAACACATAACCTAGATAAGGCACATCATTTTCATCCAACTTTAACGTTAAATAATTCACCCTATTGAAAGATCCCTGCTGCTCGCCTACAAATGACCAGCTATTGTTCTCATACTTCATTAATGATGCATATTGTGCATTAGTTCCTGCCGTATAATCTCTAAATGCAACATATGGAATTCCTTGTTTCGAAAAATCTAACGAAATGTAATCGGCTCTTGTTGGCGTAAAGCCAGATCCATTCCCTAAAGTCTCCCATTGTTTGCTTTCACTGTTGAACGCGGTAATAAGCCCCTTTCGTAAATCATCTGTACTGCCTGAAAATTGAACGGACACATACGGCTGATTATTTATTGGATTAATTTCAAGCCCTGCCTCCGCAACATTGTTGATTTGTAAAAAGTCTGGAAGCTGCATCGCTGTCCACACAGGTGCTGTCAGCCTGCCTACCTGAACAACAAAATTTTCAGATGTCCCGCTTTCCAAATCCTGCAATGTCAGGGTTTGGGGATTGGAATAATCTAAAATGGTTTCCTTGCTTTTAAAATCTGCACCATTGGACTTCAGTACTGTGCCGTCGTTGACAGTATATCGGGCAACTAACTTGGTGATATCGGCATCTACAGGTAGGTCTACTTTGATATCAAGTTTGCTTATTGTAGCGGGATAATCGCGAAACAAATAATCTGGATTATCAGCTGCATAGAAACCAAAGGAAAGAATAGACCCCGACTTTTGTGCCGAAACGCTATATTCCGACATTCCGTTTGGTGTCACAAAACGGTAGACCGTTGCTTTGGAAAGATCGACGGCCGTAACCCCAGATTCCTGAATATTTTTCCCAACGTATGCGATCATTTTCTCCGACGTACCTTTAAAGGAAGGTACTGCTTTTGTAATATCGACAGAGTTGGGCACACGAATAGAAATATGCTGTCCTTCGATGGTACCATATACTGCATCTTTAAGTCCCGGATTGCTTGCTGGTTCAAAAGAAAAGGATTGCAACTGTACATTATCTGCAAGTAATGCATCCTGTTTGCATCCGAGAAGAAACAGACTAAAGATCATTGTGATCAATATTAAACAATAGTGTTTTTTCATCCCTATATTTTTATGATGATGAAGCTTAGGTCTTATCGTTATCAGACTTATCTGATATGTCGCTGACCATTTCATCTGTATGAATTATTTCTTTAAATTTTCCGGTAATAATACCGCCTTTACTTTGTAGGCTTTATTGAGCTTCTGTTTAGCATAATCGGCGATGTCTGCAGCTTTTATTTGATCAAGCATTTGCTTATAACTGGTAAAAAATGACCAGGTTCCAAAACCATAATAAATATGGTTGCGCAGTTCTGCACTCCAAAATGTATCTTTTCCAAATTGTTTGTCGTATACCTGGTACATTTGCACTTTAGCATTATTGAGTTCTTCAACAAAGTAAGACGGATCTTTTACGATTTTATCAAGTTCAACCTGAACTTGCCCGATCAAAAACTCTGCTCTTGAAGGTTCGCAGGTAAAATTAATACGTGTGCGCATCAAATCGGTCGGTTCAGAAGTTGCACTGACACTAACGCCTACGCCATATACGCCTGACTGCTCTTCTCTCAAATTCTTTCGGAGTTTAACCTTGAGCACATTTTCCAAAAGTTCATTTTTTAGTATCTCAGGGTAATCATAATGTGTAGAAGTGGTCTGATAAAACAAGTTAACCGTGGCCTTTTCGGCCTGGCCTGCATATTGGACAATTTCTTGATCTTGGCGTTGTTTATAAGCTGGGATCCGCTGCTCACTGCGGTAATATCCTGTGGGAAGTGCCGCTATGTACTGTTCTACAAAAGCTTGAATACTATCTATATCAAAATCACCGACGAGCACAAAATCAAAATCTTTAGCTGAATGGAAACGTTCTTTGAATACTGGCACAATACGATCGATCTGTAGATCCTTTTCAATGCGTTCGACCGAAAGTGTATTTTCATCCAAATCGTCCGCCCCTATAGCTTTATTGATCGCTTGGTTATAGGCATCCATCACATTGAATTTTTTATTCCTGGCGGCATCTAGCCCTTGCTTTTTGATGCTTCCAAAAATTTTCTCATCGACACGAGGCTGAGTCCATTTGAGGTAAATCAGCTCAAACATAGACTTGATATCCTTTTGATTAGCTGATGCTGATAGCCCTTCTCGATTTGGCGCTATCATAAACGTGGCCGATGCTGAGTTTCCATTTAAAAATTTTGTTAATGCCGCCCGCGTAAATGCCCCCGCACCACTGGCTCCAATTATATTTTTGGCATACACAGCGTTGACATAATCGGAGCTGTCCAGCGCAATAAAACCGCCTTTTCTAAAGGCTGTTAGTTGAATATGATTTTTTCTACTATCATTTTTCTTTAGAAAAAATCTGGCGCCATTGGAAAGTTGCCATTCAGCCACACCGACCTCGTTGATCAGCTTCTTGTGTATCACTTTACCGGATATAGGCAGAACGCTCAGCAATTGTCGGGGGATTTCAATATGATCTGTCCATTTCTTCAAATCTGCCTGCGCGGACTCTGCGAATAACTGCCGCAAAACGCTTTCTTTGGGCACATCTGCTACTAAACGTGCAGGAGCAGTTAGCATCACAGCTGTATTTCCTGGCTTAAAATAACTTTGGAGATGATGCAGAAGGTTTAGAGAATCCAGTCGATCCAGGTCACGCAATAGCTGTCCATTACGGGCTTCCTTATCCATTAATATTTGGCCAGTAAAAAAGACATCTTTTAATTGGCTCAACATCATAGTGGCATTCAGCTCTTTGTTCTCTGGCGCGCGTTGAAGCTGTCTTTTGTATTGCTCTCTATAATCAGACAGCTCCGAAGAGGTAAATCCGTAGCGCAAAATACGTTCGCGTTCTTTCAAATATTTAGAAATTCCAGATTTGATCTGCCCCTCATACAAGGTAGCTCCACCAAGAGAAAGTCCATTGTTCAATAAAAGATCAGAGACCGACATGGAAGCACTTTTGTAATTGTCGTCTAACTGAGCAATTCGATCAAATCTTTTCTTTAAGAGTGCATTGACTGCTGTACGTTTTAAATTCTCAAAAAAATCAGCTTCGGTCTTAACAGCTTTGCTCGCTGGCAAAATCCCAATATAACTAAAGTCAATACTATTGGCCTCTTTATCGGTATAGATATTAAAAAGTGTATCTGTATGATTTGCGAGGCTGTATGAAATGCGCTTTGCCTCTGGTTTTCTGTTTTTAGCTTTTCCAAAAAGCTTTTTGATCATCTTTTCAACTGCTTTTGGATCTTGGTTTGTTACGACAGCCAACCCCATTAAGTTTGGCCTATACCATTTTTGATAAAAATCTACCAGTGTCGGTCGACGAAAATTACGCAATATATCCAGCGTACCAATCGGTTTACGGATGCCGTAACGGGAATGAGAAAAAATCAAAGGCAGGGTCTGATCGCTTAGGCGGGCAGAAAGGCCTTCCTTGGTCCGCCATTCTTCTATGATGATGCCGCGTTCCTTTTCGATTTCCAAAGAATCGAAACTAAGATTGAATGCCCAGTCACTAACGATATCAAGAGCTTTCTCTAAGTTTTCCTTCGACTTGCTATCGATCGTAATTTTATAAACCGTTTCATCATAGGAGGTGTGTGCATTTAAATCAGCCCCGAATTTTACGCCCAAAGACTCCAAGTAGGTGATCACTTCATTTTTGGGGTAGTGCTTGCTGCCATTAAAAGCCATGTGTTCTACAAAATGCGCTAATCCCAACTGATCGTCCTCCTCCTGTAGACTGCCGGCATTGACAAAAAGCTGTATAGCAGTCTGCTGATTATTCGTATTATTAGGATAAATAAAATACTGAAAACCGTTTTTTAATTTTCCGCGCACCAGTTTTGGATCCTGTTTAAGGTCCTGAGCTTTCAGCTGTATGAATGATACAAGAAGAACACTAAATATCCCTATTGTTTTTTTCAGAATATCCATATGTTCTATATTTTAGTAATTTTCAGACTAGATTGTTTATGATCAGGGCCGGGTAGCCCAAGTGTAATATTCTTATCATTTCTGAGTAGACGAATAGTCAACGTATTGTCTTTACCTTCTTCTATCGGATGATTAATCCAGCGTATTTTTATAGGCATTTCTACGACACCTGGCTTAAACAGAAGCGACGAACCGGTATTAACAACTTCGAAATCTACGCCAGCTTTAAGCCCTTCGCCCGCTACCACTTCATAATCCAATTCTATGGCTTCAAACTGTGTTTTTGTACTGAAATAAACTTTATAGTCAACCGACTCATTTCTGTTGGCCTGCACCGTTATTTCCGAAACGTTATTTTGGTGGATATAGAAAAAAGGATGATCATATGGAGTTTCCAATTCTTTATTACAAGCTAAAAATAGCAGGGAGATGAAACTCATTAAAAATAGGATATTTTTCATTTTTATTTATTTACAGTGGGATTAGGAGTAATGGATTTATTGGCATCTAATTCTGATTTGGGAATAGGAAGAATAAACAAATCATTTGGATATTTTATCAAACAGTTTGCCGAGTTACATCCAGCCCCACGATCCAATGATTCTTTATAACGCATGATATCGTAGATACGTTGGCCTTCAAAAGCCAATTCCTTGCGTCTTTCCAATTTTATTAATTCCAGTAATTCATTCGGAGTACTATATTCGACAACAATGTCTGCAGTATTTTTACCTAGCGCCCTCGATCTAATGGTTTTTAAGTCTTCAATCGCTAAATTGTATTGTTGGGTATGAAAATATGCTTCCGCTCTATTTAAATAGAGTTCGGCGGACCGGATCACCTTAAAGTTGACGGGCCAGTTCAGATCAGTTGTTTTCGAATACTTCCCATACTTAAGAGACATATATCTCTCCGGGCTTGACTGTAGTTCAAACATTGATTTACGGATGTCATCTGTGCCTAATAAATTTAAAAAATTATCTGAAGGATAGGCTAAAAACGCAACTCTATCCGAATAGAAGCTTGACATAAAATTGGAGGACCTAATATTCAGATTCAGCTGCCAGATCACTTCAGATTTAATACTGTTAAAATCTGAAAATTGGCTATCCGAAATGAACATATTTTTATAATCTTCGGCATTCACCAATTTATACTTTCCATCGGTCAATACTGCTGAAGAATATTTAATTACATCTTCATAACGACCCATGTATAAAAATATCCTCGACAAAAGGGCTCTTGCTGCATCTGCTGAAGCATATATCTTAGTCTTTGCTGTGGAATTTTCCAAAAAGGTAATTCCTTGTTCTAAATCAGCTATGATTTGCGCATAGGTATCTTTCATACTTGCCCTGGGCACGCGCTCACTAGGTAATGGTGTTACTGTAGGAATAGGAATTCCCGGATGACTTCCATCCGCTGTATACGTATAATGCTGTGCATAAACATTTGCCAACGCAAAAAATAGTAGTCCGCGCAAAACATGGCTCTGCCCCATATAGCTATTAAAATCGTCAGACCTGCCATTTAGTGACTTACGTACCGTTTCAGCAGAGTTA
The genomic region above belongs to Sphingobacterium zeae and contains:
- a CDS encoding RagB/SusD family nutrient uptake outer membrane protein, giving the protein MKLFKYTVIAISLALASCGKSFLEVEPIGQLGKEQLFSDLNGMRDALVGSYNLTSRFFQSQYGIYGDLRGDDVQRITNGTQNYMLTDYNYTFDEEDGTGGTLAIWSTGYEAINNVNNVINSAETVRKSLNGRSDDFNSYMGQSHVLRGLLFFALANVYAQHYTYTADGSHPGIPIPTVTPLPSERVPRASMKDTYAQIIADLEQGITFLENSTAKTKIYASADAARALLSRIFLYMGRYEDVIKYSSAVLTDGKYKLVNAEDYKNMFISDSQFSDFNSIKSEVIWQLNLNIRSSNFMSSFYSDRVAFLAYPSDNFLNLLGTDDIRKSMFELQSSPERYMSLKYGKYSKTTDLNWPVNFKVIRSAELYLNRAEAYFHTQQYNLAIEDLKTIRSRALGKNTADIVVEYSTPNELLELIKLERRKELAFEGQRIYDIMRYKESLDRGAGCNSANCLIKYPNDLFILPIPKSELDANKSITPNPTVNK
- a CDS encoding M16 family metallopeptidase codes for the protein MDILKKTIGIFSVLLVSFIQLKAQDLKQDPKLVRGKLKNGFQYFIYPNNTNNQQTAIQLFVNAGSLQEEDDQLGLAHFVEHMAFNGSKHYPKNEVITYLESLGVKFGADLNAHTSYDETVYKITIDSKSKENLEKALDIVSDWAFNLSFDSLEIEKERGIIIEEWRTKEGLSARLSDQTLPLIFSHSRYGIRKPIGTLDILRNFRRPTLVDFYQKWYRPNLMGLAVVTNQDPKAVEKMIKKLFGKAKNRKPEAKRISYSLANHTDTLFNIYTDKEANSIDFSYIGILPASKAVKTEADFFENLKRTAVNALLKKRFDRIAQLDDNYKSASMSVSDLLLNNGLSLGGATLYEGQIKSGISKYLKERERILRYGFTSSELSDYREQYKRQLQRAPENKELNATMMLSQLKDVFFTGQILMDKEARNGQLLRDLDRLDSLNLLHHLQSYFKPGNTAVMLTAPARLVADVPKESVLRQLFAESAQADLKKWTDHIEIPRQLLSVLPISGKVIHKKLINEVGVAEWQLSNGARFFLKKNDSRKNHIQLTAFRKGGFIALDSSDYVNAVYAKNIIGASGAGAFTRAALTKFLNGNSASATFMIAPNREGLSASANQKDIKSMFELIYLKWTQPRVDEKIFGSIKKQGLDAARNKKFNVMDAYNQAINKAIGADDLDENTLSVERIEKDLQIDRIVPVFKERFHSAKDFDFVLVGDFDIDSIQAFVEQYIAALPTGYYRSEQRIPAYKQRQDQEIVQYAGQAEKATVNLFYQTTSTHYDYPEILKNELLENVLKVKLRKNLREEQSGVYGVGVSVSATSEPTDLMRTRINFTCEPSRAEFLIGQVQVELDKIVKDPSYFVEELNNAKVQMYQVYDKQFGKDTFWSAELRNHIYYGFGTWSFFTSYKQMLDQIKAADIADYAKQKLNKAYKVKAVLLPENLKK